The Nakaseomyces glabratus chromosome H, complete sequence genome segment GCTCTCCAGATTAAATCTATTTTTGGTAAAGTAGCGAAAGATCAACATGTCAGATTGTCTATTTCATTAACACCAAATGTTATAAGAACCATGGTATTATGGGGTGACTCAAATAGAATTATTCAAATTGTTATGAATTTGGTGTCAAATGCCTTAAAATTCACTCCTGTTGACGGCAAAGTAAATGTTAGAATAAAGTTATTAGGTGAGTATGACGAGGAAGCAACTAAAGCCGACAATTTTAAACAAATACATACCATAGCAGACTCGGATGCCCATCAACAACATCCTGTTAGTTCGTCACCAAACGGAGTCTTGGTAAAGCATTTGTCTACTAGTTCCGACTCTAACTCCAACTTGAGTGACAGCGATAAGTACAATGAGAAAACCTATGACgaagatgacgatgaaCATAGCATTACTAACATCTCAGACCATTCAGACGATCTGTCATCACTAGTTTCATCAAGCACAAGCTCTTATGATAATGCATTGTTCAATACTCAATTCAAGAAAACTCCTGATCTGTACGAAGACAGTAATGATGGTTTAGGAACTGAACTGGCTGATCAGAAAACTTGGGTTTTTGCTATTGAGGTTGAGGATACAGGTCCAGGTATTGATCCTAAATTACATGAGTCTGTGTTCGAACCTTTTGTTCAAGGTGACCAAACTTTGTCCAGACAATATGGTGGTACAGGTTTAGGGTTATCGATCTGTAGGCAATTGGCAACAATGATGCACGGCACCATGAAGCTGGAGTCTAAAGTAGGAGTAGGAAGTAAGTTTACATTTACTGTACCTTTGAAGCAGACAAGAGTTATAAagtttgatgaagaagaagatctaTTTGAAGATGAGTTCAATCCTGAAAGtaagaaaaatagaagaGTTAAGTTTAAAGACTCTACACGTAGTTTGCACAGTCGTAGATCTAGAACTAGTGTGGACAGAATAACAAACCACTCTGGAGATAAACAGAGTAGTGAAGGACATTCAACTTCATTCAAGATTAGTGAGGttaaagatgaagatattgaacaATCACCAGAGCCTGACAACTTACCTAAGGTTGGTGACGAAAACGATTCTAAAGCAAgctcttcctcttctaaGTCTGACAATATAAaggagaaagaagaaaaagttCATTTGGATAGACCATTCCTGCAAAGTACTGGTACAGCAACATCAAGCAGAAACGTCCCTACAATGGCAGATGTGACTATGCGCTTCAAAATTTTAGTTGCGGAAGATAACCATGTCAATCAAGAGGTCATTAAGCGTATGCTAAACCTAGAAggaattaataatattgatttaGCATGTGATGGTCAAGATGCATTCGATAAAGTCCAAAGCTTAGTCGAGCAGAATGACAGTTACGATATGATCTTCATGGATATTCAGATGCCAAAAGTTGATGGTTTATTATCTACTAAGATGATTCGCAGAGATTTAAACTACAAAGGTTCGATTGTTGCTTTAACTGCATTTGCCGATGACAGCAATATCAAAGAGTGCATAGAGGCAGGGATGAACGGGTTTCTATCAAAGCCTATTAAGAGACCTAAATTAAAGATGATCTTGGAGGAGTATTGTCCAAATTGGAtagaaatgaagaaaagcaaagaaaacaaagacGGGGACaaaaaagttgaagaaaataaacccaaaaaagaatgaacAATCATCTTGTTCATTATCCAGGGTTGTAATAGAACAATTTACTAGCATATTTTATAATGAATTACATTCACATTTTTTTAGCATGTATAATAATCAGGATAGACTTATTATTCTATACTATAATGTACAGACATCGTAACGATTTAGTTCTGCCAATTAATAGTATGTGCCATTTCTTGTATGTTAACGATTATTCCATGTACCTAATGATACATAGCTTTATGCGATACATGCTACATTTCACTCAAAAGATTCCGCGCGCGCCGCGTGTTTGATCGGAGCGCGATGATTACCGATGACCtgattaaaaataaatagcTAGGAGGATACCTCATCGATATTGCACATATCGTGGTAAGTAAATAGGAATAGGCAATCCAATAACAAGCATAACTGTTGACAAACAATAAACCTTTAAATTGTAACCCACCAATTATTCTCGTACACATTATTGGAGTTGATTGAATTGCATAATAATCAATACCGAGATTAGTCAATTTGAGCATACCTAGAAAGCTAAATGGTTCATATAATTGATAATGATCCAAGGGAAGTAAAATTACTTGACCCATATACTGATTTATCAGAAGATGACAAAGAGCAGGAGTCAGATATACAAAGAGAATTGGAAATGATTGAGCGAAAGAAGCAAGATCTTATATCAAGATTAAAGGAGAATAAACGGAAACTTTTGAGCAAACAACTTGATCCAAATATGAAAAACATCAATAGCAGAGGAAGAGTCGAGGTACCGAGATCTCCCAAACGTGAATCCTTACCTGCACAAGAAAACCTTCAACATAATGTCCCACAAGTTACACATAATCAAGCGGCCAATAACAAGAAGGCAAATCCCAATGAAGAGGATATTGTGCGTAAAGAACTTGATGTTGTTGCGACGACATCATATTTTCAGAATAAATTCAAGAACTCTAAAACAGATGAGAATAGGATGGTTACTGCTTACCAACAGATGATGTCCGCCCGTACTCACACCTTTAATGGGTCCACTAGCTTATCCGATAATAAAACCATACAGTGTGATGAACTAGAACCTTATTCAAACTTTCACATCAAAAAGAGGTATATACCTAAGGATGAAGTCGATAAATTACTGCatggaataaaaatactaaGATTGAACAAACTATTTGCTAAAGTTAGACCACCTTCCTTCTCTGAGCCACAATACTCAAACTGGGTTGCAATTGGTGCAATAAGTTCAAAGGAGGACGTCAAGCTTACCAATGCAGCAAAACCTGTCAAGTACTTCAAGTTCACCTTGACTGATTTCAGGCATAACCTAGATGTGTATGTGTTTGGCAAAAAACCAGTCGAAAGGTACTATAATCTTCGAGTTGGAGACATTATAGCCGTTCTGAATCCAGAGATTCTTCCATGGAGACCTTCGGGATGTGTTAACGGTATTAAATCATTCAACTTGAGAATAGGCCATGATTTCAATTGCATTCTAGAAATCGGAGCCAGCAGGGATCTAGGCTGGTGCCAAATGGTAAATCACGGACAGAGTAAGATTTGTAATTCTCCAATTAATACTAAAACCGATAGGTGTTGTGAGTTTCACCGTGAGCTACAAATGAGAAGCACTGCATCAAAGAGAATAGAGCTGAGTGGTTCATACGCTTTAGGAGCTCCTACTAAAGTTGGAACACAACCTTCCATATATAAGGATAATAATAAGAGTAGAAATACTAACCCTGCTAAACATAAaatgttttcaataacCGGGCATGGctcaaaaaaagaacaagagaaagaaaaacatgAAATAGAAGCACATCacttttcaaataaaagagCGGCTAAGGCCTTCTTTGATGATTCGTTTCAAGATCCAAGCCTTCTAGCTAATCTGGAAAGTAAGCGACGCAAGATAAAAGCATCTAAAATGGATagaaatttattaaaaGCTTTAAATGGTGAAGATGCTTCACAGTCCAAGAATAAACAGCAAGTAAAAGAGATCACAGAGAAAACTTTACAAACTGGTGTAATACAAAGACTTGGTTTTGATCCAAGTGGCGGTCAAATTGCAAAGGTATTGGACAAGTCAAGAGGAACTAAAACCGACGACCCAACaatctcaaaaaaaatgggtCTTATCAACGATTTGATACATTTCAAGAAggataaaataaaacttAAGCCATCAAGAGAAATTCAGCTTGAGAAACGGCATCGTAGAGAAGCTATATGGAAGAAACACTTTCAAGATACAAATGATAGTGATAGTGACTTAGAAATTGTCTAAAAAGAATCAGCCATTGTAAACATTGACAAATTCATCTGAGGTTATAAGGGTGAACATATCACTACTCAAGTATTGTAAATTTCATAAAAACTGGATATTCTACAAAACGGGAGTATAATACAGCTCTCTCTAATGATAAGATCGACCTAACTAAGTCGGAAGTGCATAGATAGAAGTTTGTATTGgaaaaaatttaatgacTATAATAGTTGTACAACGTGTAATGGTTAGCCAACCACCACTAGACTTCTACTTTTCGTCAATAAGCTGTTCTGTGAAGTTCAATACTATGGTTTTTTATAGAAGTATAGCCATATCAATCATTACTCTTTCGTATTTCATTCTACCATTATTTACAGATGCATATATACCAGGCATAGAGTTGTTGGTAGAAATTCAGCTAACTTAGATTATCAATGATAGCACTGTCCCACACAATACTTGTTTTGTGAAAAATCAGGCTATTTCGCTATCTGACTTTTCATTGAACATGATTGTTTTCATGAACAAGAGTGCAGCTATAATCAAGAAACTAGATTTTGATAGTAGCATCAGTTACATAAGGGTAGCGAAAGAGCATTGTAGCACGATAGTATCTTTTGTCTGTGCCATGGCTCAACTATTATGCGGTAGATAGGTAATATTTTAGCAGTTGAGCCGTATGCTGGATTAGTAACATCACAATGAGAGTTGCGTTACAAACGTGCAAACAGCGCAAGTACTATCCCCGTACTGATAGGGCCTTTCCAAGATATTCACTATATTGCCAGCATTGCTTGTCCGTAGAACGGCAAGGCAAGTTGCGGCATCAACTCGCGGGTTTCTTCTATTTATCTAATTGTGAAATATTCAGAtaatttttccttcttttctttgtgtTCGCTTCATTGTTAGGGAAGTCGAGTAAGCTTGTAAATTACCATTAATGGAAGATTGCGATTGCCAGCAGTGTATAAAGGAGTAAAAGGTGGGGGTGGGAGGGAGGTGTTCTTACGGTAACAGCTGTTGGTATGAAAGGAAGAGGGATTTATTCCCGAAATCAATAACCTAGGACAATTCCGTGGAGTTTCCCGGTTCTTAAAACTTTCCCTTGCGACTTTGTTGTCTTTTTCTCTGTTCTCACTGCAAGGTAAGTCCCTCACGAAAAGCAGCAACCTAAAAAGTGTGAATATTGGTAGAAGCACTTGCCCTAATGAACATAAACAAGCAACTAAATTCTAAAGGTCTTAATGAACAAGGGACAAGGGTTCTTTGTAAGTGAAGGGGTTTGTTGTTCAAAGCAAATAGAATGAGAATCCTAAGAATTGACAGTAGCATACGTAAACTACCAAGGAATCACAAAAATCACTTAAACAACAGGAGTATCCTTGTAGGAGAAAAGTACTAGGTTGATTTTGTAGTGATAATCGACTTCGAATTTGCAGGATAGTTTTTGACTCTCACCTTAGTTATTACTGCCTTTATTCTAATATCaacttttttcttgatttttatttgatttaaagAGTTTCTGAAATTATCATTCCAGGGTGGAGTTGTACTTGCAATATAAGGCAAACTAGCATTATAGACAAGTGTTATACTAGGTTTCTGATATATACAAAGTTTACATCATAAGGAACATCATCACATATTGCATTTTTAAAGTTCCTGGCCAAGTCAAACAGGTTGCAAACAAATAAACGTTACCTGTAAATCAAACAGTTTAAgttaaagataaaaaatctTGGAAGAGGAATAACAGGCCAACTGTCTCCGGGTTATATATTGACTATAATAACAGAAGGTTCTATTGATTAGTTACTTCCTCGTAGCAGGAAAGGGAAAGATCAGATTACTTAGCAATAGTTGATTTAGAGTTGactctttctctctctcaaATATTTGTGATATATCATTTTTGTGTGATTGCTAAGTGCAGAAGGGGTGGATTAGTCTAAAAGAGTACTAATCTTGCTTTTAAAAGACATATATGTTGGAATGGGAAGTTCACCAATAGAGCATTCTATTAAAGGAAAACATGTTTATGACAGGAAATCAAAACTAACCGacaacaatttcaattcGAATAacttcatcaacaacaataacagCATCCCAGGTTTTACTCAAGGATTACACCAAAAAAGACATAACTCGAGTGCTAATAACCATACAAGAGATACAATTGTTAAGAGACGATTACCAGTTCAGTCAGACGAGAATCCGATTGGTAACTTCTTAGATAGCTTTTCAAAGAATAGTTCCCCTTTACAACAGTGCAGAACT includes the following:
- the MCM10 gene encoding Mcm10p (CAGL0H06589g~Ortholog(s) have DNA replication origin binding, single-stranded DNA binding activity), which translates into the protein MVHIIDNDPREVKLLDPYTDLSEDDKEQESDIQRELEMIERKKQDLISRLKENKRKLLSKQLDPNMKNINSRGRVEVPRSPKRESLPAQENLQHNVPQVTHNQAANNKKANPNEEDIVRKELDVVATTSYFQNKFKNSKTDENRMVTAYQQMMSARTHTFNGSTSLSDNKTIQCDELEPYSNFHIKKRYIPKDEVDKLLHGIKILRLNKLFAKVRPPSFSEPQYSNWVAIGAISSKEDVKLTNAAKPVKYFKFTLTDFRHNLDVYVFGKKPVERYYNLRVGDIIAVLNPEILPWRPSGCVNGIKSFNLRIGHDFNCILEIGASRDLGWCQMVNHGQSKICNSPINTKTDRCCEFHRELQMRSTASKRIELSGSYALGAPTKVGTQPSIYKDNNKSRNTNPAKHKMFSITGHGSKKEQEKEKHEIEAHHFSNKRAAKAFFDDSFQDPSLLANLESKRRKIKASKMDRNLLKALNGEDASQSKNKQQVKEITEKTLQTGVIQRLGFDPSGGQIAKVLDKSRGTKTDDPTISKKMGLINDLIHFKKDKIKLKPSREIQLEKRHRREAIWKKHFQDTNDSDSDLEIV